In the Cydia amplana chromosome 14, ilCydAmpl1.1, whole genome shotgun sequence genome, one interval contains:
- the LOC134654081 gene encoding basic juvenile hormone-suppressible protein 2-like: protein MYKEIWDIAKTFNIEQGVDLYTKTDVHKSFVKMLKYGVLPRGEVFTLHIDRQLDEVVTMFHMLYYAKDFETFIKTACWMRCYMNEGMFVYALTVACRHRVDCKGIILPPPYEIYPYYFVRADVIQKAYMLKMKKGLIDHKLCDFYGIKKTDKDVYIIDENVFDKRVYLNDDDKLRYFTEDIDLNTYYYYFHVDHPFWMKDTIFDKYKTRRCELTLYIYQQILARYYLERLSNGLGEIKTLSWHKPIRKGYWPWLKLHNGVFLSNRMNNYVIVRDDNVDIVTLAQTYERIIREAVVKGYIEINGKRFELTKTEDIETLGKLIYGKVDKDLTTNLIDKDRVEAYRYLLIVMKACLGLNVFKSDKYFVVPSILDQYQTALRDPVFYKLQKRLVNIMILFKNRLPCYTKEHLLFPGVKIDNIVVDKLVTYFDDYLMDMTNAVTLTDEEMKKTKSDMIFMVRKYRLNHQPFKVTIDVLSDKTVDCVVRIFLGPKEDHLYRLIDINKNRLNMVELDSFLYKLTTGKNTIVRDSKEMHNLVRDRIMTRDLWKKIDGITDMRDLLVKDMRNYMTGFPTRLLLPKGHVGGMKMMLYCIVTPLRLVDNMDLTLLDTNRKDLVMDFRSTVLLDKMPLGFPFDRHIDVTKFFTPNMKFVDVKIFHKKIECDMKTRWNRWVLKHYDMVHMTSIDEDKVFVDADLNTHIDHDMHLVDVDF from the exons ATGTACAAGGAAATCTGGGATATCGCCAAAACTTTCAACATTGAGCAAGGTGTTGATTTATACACC AAAACCGATGTTCACAAAAGTTTTGTAAAAATGCTCAAGTATGGCGTGCTCCCTCGAGGCGAAGTTTTCACGCTCCACATCGACCGTCAGCTTGACGAAGTGGTAACCATGTTCCACATGCTTTACTACGCCAAGGACTTTGAGACCTTCATCAAGACCGCCTGTTGGATGCGTTGTTACATGAACGAGGGCATGTTTGTCTACGCTCTTACTGTTGCTTGCAGACATCGTGTAGACTGCAAGGGAATCATTCTACCTCCTCCCTACGAAATCTATCCCTACTACTTTGTGCGCGCAGATGTTATCCAGAAGGCGTACATGCTGAAAATGAAGAAAGGACTCATTGACCACAAGCTTTGTGACTTCTATGGCATCAAGAAGACTGACAAAGACGTTTACATAATCGATGAGAACGTCTTCGACAAACGTGTGTATCTTAATGACGATGACAAACTGAGATACTTTACTGAAGACATTGACCTAAacacctactactactacttccaCGTCGACCATCCATTCTGGATGAAGGATACTATTTTTGACAAATATAAGACTAGGCGTTGCGAGCTAACTCTGTATATTTACCAGCAAATTTTGGCTAGGTACTATCTTGAGAGATTATCCAATGGATTGGGAGAAATTAAAACTCTGTCTTGGCACAAACCCATCAGGAAGGGATACTGGCCTTGGCTGAAATTGCACAACGGTGTGTTCCTTTCAAATAGAATGAACAACTACGTCATTGTTCGCGACGATAATGTCGATATTGTAACTCTAGCTCAGACCTACGAGAGGATCATCAGAGAGGCTGTTGTTAAAGGATATATCGaa ATCAACGGCAAGAGGTTTGAACTGACGAAAACTGAGGATATTGAAACTCTGGGAAAACTTATCTACGGAAAAGTCGACAAGGACCTAACCACTAACCTAATCGATAAGGACCGCGTTGAAGCTTACCGTTACCTGCTCATCGTTATGAAGGCCTGCCTTGGACTTAACGTTTTCAAATCAGACAA GTACTTTGTCGTGCCCTCAATTTTGGACCAATACCAGACGGCTTTGCGTGATCCGGTCTTCTACAAGCTGCAAAAGCGCCTAGTGAACATCATGATTTTGTTCAAAAATCGGCTGCCTTGTTACACCAAAGAGCACCTCCTGTTCCCCGGTGTTAAAATCGACAACATCGTAGTTGACAAGCTTGTTACCTATTTCGACGACTACCTTATGGATATGACCAACGCCGTTACTTTGACTGACGAAGAAATGAAGAAAACTAAATCCGACATGATCTTCATGGTACGCAAATACCGCCTGAACCATCAACCCTTCAAAGTGACCATCGATGTCTTGTCTGACAAAACTGTCGACTGTGTTGTAAGAATCTTCTTGGGGCCGAAGGAAGACCACTTATACCGACTGATTGACATCAACAAGAACCGTCTCAACATGGTCGAGCTTGACTCTTTCTTGTACAAACTGACTACTGGTAAAAACACCATTGTCAGGGATTCTAAAGAGATGCACAACCTGGTGCGCGATCGTATTATGACCCGTGACTTATGGAAGAAGATCGATGGTATTACTGATATGCGTGATTTGTTAGTGAAGGACATGAGGAATTACATGACTGGATTCCCGACTAGGCTGTTATTGCCCAAGGGTCATGTTGGAGGCATGAAGATGATGCTGTATTGCATTGTCACTCCGTTGAGACTGGTCGACAATATGGACCTGACACTCTTGGACACTAACCGCAAAGACCTCGTTATGGACTTTCGATCAACAGTCCTTCTCGACAAAATGCCGCTTGGTTTCCCCTTCGATCGTCATATTGATGTAACTAAGTTCTTTACGCCCAACATGAAGTTTGTGGATGTCAAGATTTTCCACAAAAAAATAGAATGTGACATGAAGACTCGCTGGAACAGATGGGTTCTGAAGCACTATGACATGGTACACATGACCTCCATCGACGAGGACAAGGTGTTCGTGGATGCCGACCTCAACACTCACATCGACCATGATATGCACCTAGTTGACGTCGATTTTTGA